In the genome of Nycticebus coucang isolate mNycCou1 chromosome 12, mNycCou1.pri, whole genome shotgun sequence, one region contains:
- the LOC128562227 gene encoding small nuclear ribonucleoprotein Sm D2-like: MTPEELQKREEEELYTGPLSVLTQSVKNNTQVLINCRNNKKLLGRVKAFDRHCNMVLENVKEMWTEVPKSGKGKKKSKPVNKDRYISKMFLCGDLVIVVLQNPLIAGK; the protein is encoded by the coding sequence ATGACCCCAGAGGAGCTACAGAAGCGGGAGGAAGAAGAACTTTACACCGGTCCACTCTCTGTGCTCACACAATCAGTCAAGAACAACACTCAAGTGCTTATTAATTGCCGCAATAACAAGAAACTCCTGGGCCGGGTGAAGGCCTTTGATAGGCACTGCAACATGGTGCTGGAGAATGTGAAGGAGATGTGGACTGAGGTCCCCAAAAGTGGCAAGGGTAAGAAGAAGTCTAAGCCAGTCAACAAAGATCGCTACATCTCcaagatgttcctgtgtggggaCTTGGTCATTGTGGTCCTGCAGAACCCACTTATTGCTGGCAAATAG